From one Fusobacterium mortiferum ATCC 9817 genomic stretch:
- a CDS encoding ABC transporter substrate-binding protein codes for MKRFRKALLICLGALTLGVTACNDSKEQVVEKKDETTKLTFYFPVNVGGKAANLVSEMTEEFNKQNTDIVVEPVYTGNYDDTVTKIQTAAQGGNPPELFVSLATQRFTLSNAGMAMPLDDLIKKDGEEGKKYIEDFLPGFMEDSYVEGKIYPIPFQRSTMVLFYNKDAFTEVGLDPEKAPTTWAELADYSVKLTNDHRKGVGIALNSGSAQWGFTGFALQNSTDGKNLMNEDGKKVYFNTPENVEALQFWLDLQNKYKSMASGIVQWTDLPTQFLAGEVAMIYHTTGNFANIRDNAKFNYGVAFLPGNKRVAAPTGGGNFYITPNLSPEKEAAAWKFIKFMTNPDNVAKWSIETGYVPTRESAYQTEQLKEYYTKYPEALVAYEQLPYAKPELTTYNAAQIWRILNDNIQSAVTGEATPQEALDNAQREATEVLNEYN; via the coding sequence ATGAAGAGATTTAGAAAAGCACTTTTAATATGTTTGGGGGCATTAACACTTGGAGTAACAGCATGTAATGATAGCAAAGAACAAGTAGTAGAAAAAAAAGATGAAACAACAAAATTAACTTTTTATTTTCCAGTAAATGTTGGTGGTAAAGCAGCTAACTTGGTAAGTGAAATGACAGAAGAATTTAATAAGCAAAATACAGATATAGTAGTTGAGCCAGTTTATACAGGAAATTATGATGATACTGTTACTAAAATACAAACAGCTGCACAAGGAGGAAATCCCCCTGAATTATTTGTAAGTTTAGCAACACAAAGATTTACTTTATCGAATGCTGGAATGGCTATGCCATTAGATGACTTAATAAAAAAAGATGGAGAAGAAGGGAAAAAATATATAGAAGATTTCTTACCAGGATTTATGGAAGATTCATATGTTGAAGGAAAAATTTATCCTATCCCATTCCAAAGAAGTACAATGGTATTATTTTATAATAAAGATGCATTTACAGAAGTTGGTTTAGATCCAGAAAAGGCACCTACTACTTGGGCAGAATTAGCAGACTATTCAGTAAAACTAACAAATGATCATAGAAAAGGAGTAGGAATAGCTTTAAACTCTGGATCAGCTCAATGGGGATTCACAGGATTTGCTTTACAAAATAGTACAGATGGTAAAAATTTAATGAATGAAGATGGTAAAAAAGTATATTTTAATACTCCTGAAAATGTAGAAGCTTTACAATTTTGGTTAGATTTACAAAATAAATATAAATCAATGGCAAGTGGAATAGTACAATGGACAGATTTACCTACTCAATTTTTAGCTGGAGAGGTGGCTATGATTTATCATACTACAGGAAACTTTGCTAACATTAGAGATAATGCTAAATTTAATTATGGAGTAGCATTTTTACCTGGAAATAAAAGAGTAGCAGCTCCTACTGGAGGAGGAAATTTCTATATCACTCCTAATTTATCTCCAGAAAAAGAAGCTGCAGCTTGGAAGTTTATTAAATTTATGACAAATCCTGATAACGTGGCTAAATGGAGTATAGAAACAGGATATGTACCAACTAGAGAAAGTGCTTATCAAACTGAACAATTAAAAGAATATTATACAAAATATCCAGAAGCTTTAGTAGCTTATGAACAATTACCTTATGCAAAACCTGAATTAACAACATATAATGCAGCACAGATTTGGAGAATATTAAATGATAATATTCAATCTGCAGTAACAGGAGAAGCTACTCCTCAAGAAGCATTAGATAATGCTCAAAGAGAGGCTACTGAAGTTTTAAATGAATACAATTAA
- a CDS encoding ABC transporter ATP-binding protein, whose translation MAQIKIKNLCKTYPNGYSAIKDFTLDIEDKEFIIFVGPSGCGKSTTLRMIAGLEEISSGELWIDDKLINDVEPKDRDIAMVFQNYALYPHMNVYENMSFGLKLKNTKKQEIDSVVNKAAEILNLSSLLDRYPKELSGGQRQRVAMGRAIVRTPKVFLMDEPLSNLDAKLRAHMRVEIARLHKELGTTFIYVTHDQVEAMTLGTRIVVMKDGIIQQVDNPRNLYYHPKNMFVAGFIGTPQINFIPSQVLEEEGKVYIKNEMIKKELLESDAKILRDKGYIGKEIVIGIRPENIKLSDTGKTFKINNYEMIGSESYIYTKLENIELIVRINSNIPLTVDDNVSFDIDENFIHFFDKESEISIKE comes from the coding sequence ATGGCACAGATAAAAATTAAAAATTTATGTAAAACATATCCAAATGGATATTCTGCAATAAAAGACTTTACTTTAGATATAGAGGATAAAGAGTTTATTATCTTTGTTGGACCATCAGGATGTGGAAAATCAACAACTCTTAGAATGATAGCAGGATTAGAAGAAATATCTTCAGGAGAGTTATGGATAGATGATAAATTAATAAATGATGTAGAGCCTAAAGATAGAGATATAGCAATGGTATTTCAGAACTATGCATTATATCCTCATATGAATGTATATGAAAATATGTCTTTTGGTTTAAAATTAAAAAATACTAAAAAGCAAGAGATAGATTCTGTAGTTAATAAAGCAGCTGAAATTTTAAATCTATCATCTTTATTAGATAGATACCCAAAAGAGCTATCAGGAGGGCAAAGACAAAGAGTAGCAATGGGACGTGCTATTGTTAGAACTCCAAAAGTATTTTTGATGGACGAACCATTATCTAATCTTGATGCAAAGCTTAGAGCACATATGAGAGTAGAAATAGCAAGATTACATAAAGAGCTTGGAACTACTTTTATATACGTTACTCATGACCAAGTAGAAGCTATGACATTAGGAACTAGAATAGTTGTAATGAAAGATGGAATAATTCAACAAGTTGATAATCCAAGAAATTTATACTATCATCCTAAAAATATGTTTGTAGCTGGATTTATAGGAACACCTCAAATAAATTTTATTCCTAGCCAAGTTTTGGAAGAGGAAGGAAAAGTATATATAAAAAATGAGATGATAAAAAAAGAGTTGTTAGAAAGTGATGCTAAGATTTTAAGAGATAAAGGATATATAGGAAAAGAAATAGTTATAGGAATAAGACCTGAAAATATAAAGCTTAGTGATACTGGGAAAACATTTAAGATAAATAACTATGAAATGATAGGTTCAGAATCTTATATATATACTAAACTTGAAAATATAGAATTGATAGTAAGGATAAATTCTAATATTCCATTAACTGTTGACGATAATGTTAGTTTTGATATAGATGAAAACTTTATACATTTCTTTGATAAAGAAAGTGAGATATCAATAAAAGAATGA
- a CDS encoding peptidylprolyl isomerase — translation MKILKIVVLLLIIAGGFYYQAHKRAGKPLDTKEGKQVENIVLNAKIKTAKGDINLKLFPEVAPMTVTNFVHLSRRGYYNGLKFHRVIADFMIQGGDPTGTGAGGPGYQFGDEFKKEVVFDRKGLLAMANAGPNTNGSQFFITHVPTEWLNYKHTIFGEVVSEEDQKVVDSIAQGDIMETIEISGDVDAFLEAQAELVKNIDDILAQTMPDLGK, via the coding sequence ATGAAAATTTTAAAAATAGTTGTCCTTTTGCTAATAATAGCTGGAGGGTTTTATTATCAAGCTCATAAGAGAGCTGGAAAACCATTAGATACTAAGGAGGGAAAACAGGTGGAAAATATAGTATTAAATGCTAAAATAAAAACTGCTAAGGGAGATATCAATTTAAAATTATTTCCAGAAGTAGCACCTATGACAGTTACAAACTTTGTACATCTATCAAGAAGAGGATATTATAATGGATTAAAATTCCATAGAGTAATAGCTGACTTTATGATTCAAGGAGGAGACCCAACAGGAACTGGTGCTGGTGGACCTGGATACCAATTTGGAGATGAATTTAAGAAAGAGGTAGTATTTGATAGAAAAGGATTATTAGCTATGGCTAATGCTGGACCAAATACAAATGGATCTCAATTCTTTATCACTCATGTACCTACTGAGTGGCTAAACTATAAACACACTATCTTTGGAGAAGTTGTATCTGAAGAGGACCAAAAAGTAGTAGATAGCATAGCTCAAGGAGATATAATGGAAACTATTGAAATATCTGGAGATGTAGATGCTTTCTTAGAAGCTCAAGCAGAGTTAGTAAAAAATATAGATGATATCTTAGCTCAAACTATGCCAGATTTAGGAAAGTAG
- a CDS encoding phosphatidylserine decarboxylase, giving the protein MEFSKIKYIERKTGEIKTEKVPGEKYLKFLYYNPLGELPLNLVVKKKFLTDYYGKKMDKPESVKKIPSFIEEADINISEAKKRIEEFTTFNDFFYRELKEGARIVDFNENHLISPADGKILVFENLDREKEFYIKGDKFTLEEFFADRDLAEKYRDGVFMIIRLAPIDYHRFHFPADGEISESKLVDGVYYSVSTHAIKKNFRILCENKREYSILKTEKFGDIAMFEVGATMVGGIKQSYQPNTYVKKGEEKGYFYFGGSTCVLVFEKGKVKIDRDLIENTKKGIETKVYMGEKIGVSLS; this is encoded by the coding sequence ATGGAGTTTAGTAAAATAAAATATATAGAGAGGAAAACAGGGGAAATAAAAACAGAAAAAGTTCCTGGGGAAAAATATTTAAAATTTTTATATTATAATCCTTTAGGAGAGTTACCTTTAAATTTAGTAGTAAAGAAAAAATTTCTTACTGATTACTATGGAAAGAAAATGGATAAGCCAGAATCAGTAAAAAAAATTCCTAGTTTTATAGAGGAAGCAGATATAAATATAAGTGAAGCTAAAAAAAGAATAGAGGAGTTTACAACTTTTAATGATTTCTTTTATAGAGAGTTAAAAGAGGGAGCTAGAATTGTAGATTTTAATGAAAATCATCTTATCTCTCCAGCAGATGGAAAAATTTTAGTATTTGAAAATTTAGATAGAGAAAAAGAGTTTTATATAAAGGGAGATAAATTTACTCTTGAAGAATTTTTTGCTGATAGAGATTTAGCTGAAAAGTATAGAGATGGGGTTTTTATGATAATTAGACTTGCTCCTATTGACTATCATAGATTTCATTTTCCAGCAGATGGAGAGATAAGTGAGAGTAAGTTAGTAGATGGGGTATATTACTCTGTTTCTACCCACGCTATAAAAAAGAACTTCAGAATATTGTGTGAAAATAAAAGGGAATACTCTATTTTAAAGACAGAAAAATTTGGAGATATAGCTATGTTTGAAGTAGGAGCTACTATGGTAGGTGGAATAAAACAAAGTTATCAACCAAATACCTATGTAAAAAAAGGAGAAGAGAAAGGATATTTCTATTTTGGTGGTTCTACTTGTGTCTTAGTTTTTGAAAAAGGAAAGGTTAAAATCGATAGAGATTTAATAGAGAATACAAAAAAAGGTATAGAAACAAAGGTATATATGGGAGAGAAGATAGGGGTATCTTTGAGTTAA
- the mgsA gene encoding methylglyoxal synthase, producing the protein MKKIALIAHDNMKNDLVEFTKKHVDFFKKYPLVATGTTGKRIAEATGLEIHRYQSGPIGGDQQIGADIAMNEMEAVFFFRDPLTAQPHEPDISALIRLADVHKIPIATNQSTAELLVTALKLK; encoded by the coding sequence ATGAAAAAAATAGCTCTTATAGCTCATGACAACATGAAAAATGATTTAGTTGAATTTACTAAAAAACATGTTGACTTCTTCAAAAAATACCCATTAGTTGCCACTGGCACTACTGGAAAAAGAATTGCTGAGGCAACTGGATTAGAGATACACAGATACCAATCTGGACCAATTGGTGGAGACCAACAAATTGGAGCAGATATTGCTATGAATGAAATGGAAGCAGTATTCTTCTTTAGAGATCCACTTACTGCTCAACCTCATGAACCAGATATTTCAGCTCTTATCAGACTTGCTGATGTACATAAAATACCTATTGCAACTAATCAATCAACAGCTGAACTATTAGTAACAGCACTAAAATTAAAATAA
- a CDS encoding AI-2E family transporter produces the protein MNKIRGIKLLGIGIVLVIIQSFLQQYDTFREIYSKYVGYLVPVIYAFFITIFLEPIVTIIEKKLKIRRILAVLLTIFLVFVLVGIFIGIIAPQVIESIKDLYGKLPAMQGRLEIYAGELIEYLKRKGLLLMGDDEIKASITNFIKENMKYLQDFGISVLWNIVWWGIALTKFFIGFFLAFLILIDKEYFVRFINNIFSIIFEREKAKSIMVFLGESREVLLKFVWGRIIVSTAVGIITFLVMFLSGTPYALLSGIMIGVGNMIPYIGSIIAGAIAVLLVGLAEPFKLIFLGLAILIAQTVDGWVIGPKIVSETVGMGTFWVVVAILIGGSLFGPVGMFFGVPAFGILKLVYIKLLNKRGDSN, from the coding sequence ATGAATAAAATAAGAGGGATTAAGCTCTTAGGAATAGGAATAGTATTAGTAATTATTCAAAGTTTTTTACAACAATATGATACATTTAGAGAGATATATAGCAAGTATGTAGGATATCTTGTACCTGTAATCTATGCTTTCTTTATAACAATTTTTTTAGAGCCAATAGTAACTATTATTGAAAAAAAATTGAAAATAAGGAGAATTTTAGCTGTTCTATTAACTATATTTTTGGTATTTGTATTGGTAGGGATCTTTATAGGGATAATAGCTCCACAAGTGATAGAGAGTATAAAAGATTTATATGGTAAATTGCCAGCAATGCAAGGACGATTAGAAATATATGCTGGTGAGTTGATAGAGTATCTAAAGAGAAAAGGCTTGTTACTTATGGGAGATGATGAGATAAAGGCTAGTATCACTAACTTCATAAAAGAGAATATGAAATATCTCCAAGATTTTGGTATCTCTGTTTTATGGAATATAGTGTGGTGGGGAATAGCTCTCACTAAGTTTTTTATAGGTTTCTTTTTAGCTTTTTTGATATTGATAGATAAAGAGTATTTTGTAAGATTTATAAATAATATTTTTTCAATTATTTTTGAAAGAGAAAAAGCTAAAAGTATTATGGTATTTTTAGGAGAATCAAGAGAGGTATTATTAAAATTTGTATGGGGTAGAATAATAGTATCTACAGCAGTAGGAATAATAACATTTCTTGTGATGTTTTTAAGTGGAACTCCTTATGCCCTTTTAAGTGGAATAATGATAGGAGTAGGGAATATGATACCATATATAGGTTCTATAATAGCTGGAGCAATAGCAGTATTACTAGTAGGATTAGCAGAACCTTTCAAGTTGATATTTTTAGGACTTGCTATTTTAATAGCTCAAACAGTAGATGGTTGGGTAATAGGACCTAAAATAGTAAGTGAAACAGTAGGTATGGGAACATTTTGGGTTGTAGTAGCTATACTTATAGGTGGTAGTTTATTTGGACCTGTTGGAATGTTTTTTGGAGTACCTGCCTTTGGAATTTTAAAACTTGTATATATAAAACTTTTAAATAAAAGAGGAGATAGTAATTGA
- a CDS encoding THUMP domain-containing class I SAM-dependent RNA methyltransferase: protein MTNRITLIASTTMGVESVVRDECVALGFENVKAFNGRVEFEGTLRDIAKANIHLRCADRVFIKMGEFKALTFDELFNNVKRLPWGDIIEENGEFPVSWVSSVKSKLFSKSDIQKITKKAIVEKMKEKYGKSYFYEDGAKFAIKIQAHNDVFLVMIDTSGEPLHKRGYRAIKNEAPIKETMAAALVLLSRWKGGDLPLVDPMCGTGTLLIEAAMIARNIAPGANRNFVSEDWKLIPENDWIDVRDEAFSMEDYEKEVKIYGSDIDADTVEIARKNIAKAGVEDDIHLECQNFLDMERDEKYGALITNPPYGDRLLDEEAVERLYGLLGDICRMRIPKWSYYIITSHKGFEKAFGKKATKNRKLYNGGIECHYYQYYGEKDGKKRV from the coding sequence ATGACAAATAGGATAACATTAATAGCGTCTACTACTATGGGAGTAGAGAGTGTAGTAAGAGATGAGTGTGTAGCTTTAGGTTTTGAAAATGTAAAAGCTTTTAATGGAAGAGTAGAATTTGAAGGAACACTAAGAGATATAGCTAAAGCAAATATACACTTGAGATGTGCTGATAGAGTATTTATCAAAATGGGAGAGTTTAAAGCTCTTACTTTTGATGAGCTATTTAATAATGTAAAAAGACTTCCTTGGGGAGATATTATAGAAGAGAATGGAGAGTTTCCAGTAAGTTGGGTAAGCTCTGTAAAATCTAAACTTTTTTCTAAATCGGATATACAAAAAATTACTAAAAAAGCTATTGTAGAGAAGATGAAAGAGAAGTATGGAAAGAGTTATTTCTATGAAGATGGAGCAAAGTTTGCTATAAAAATTCAAGCCCATAATGATGTTTTCTTAGTGATGATAGATACAAGTGGAGAGCCATTACATAAAAGAGGATATAGAGCTATAAAAAATGAAGCCCCTATAAAAGAGACTATGGCTGCTGCTTTAGTACTTCTATCAAGATGGAAAGGTGGAGATTTACCTCTTGTTGACCCTATGTGTGGTACAGGAACTCTACTTATAGAGGCAGCTATGATAGCTAGAAATATAGCTCCAGGTGCTAATAGAAACTTTGTTTCTGAAGATTGGAAACTTATTCCAGAAAATGATTGGATAGACGTGAGAGATGAAGCTTTTTCAATGGAAGATTATGAAAAAGAGGTAAAAATCTATGGTTCAGATATAGATGCTGACACTGTAGAGATAGCTAGAAAAAATATAGCAAAAGCTGGGGTGGAAGATGATATCCATCTAGAGTGTCAAAACTTCTTAGATATGGAAAGAGATGAGAAATATGGAGCTTTAATTACTAATCCACCATATGGAGATAGACTTCTTGATGAAGAAGCAGTTGAGAGATTGTATGGATTACTTGGAGATATTTGTAGAATGAGAATTCCTAAGTGGTCATACTATATAATCACTTCTCACAAAGGATTTGAAAAAGCTTTTGGTAAAAAAGCTACAAAAAATAGAAAACTATATAATGGTGGAATAGAGTGCCATTATTATCAATACTATGGAGAGAAAGATGGAAAGAAAAGAGTGTAA
- a CDS encoding MBL fold metallo-hydrolase, with product MLLNFLGIGSAFFPQLKNTSAYYETEDTLYLFDCGETVFDEILKRKLIEKKYIKVFITHTHCDHVGSLGSLLSYCYYVQDKKIVEVIHPTDYLKKFLEIVGIGDELYNYSYSLNNNEIKVEAVVVPHVSDMISYGYLISIKGKKVFYSGDCARVPEEILEKYLSGEIDELYLDISSKKTSHAAHGNIVDLEEMIPIDKRKNVYCMHLDKDYREVIREKQFGAIEI from the coding sequence ATGTTATTAAATTTTTTAGGAATAGGATCAGCTTTTTTTCCACAATTGAAGAATACAAGTGCTTATTATGAAACAGAAGATACTTTATATTTATTTGACTGTGGAGAAACTGTTTTTGACGAGATATTAAAAAGAAAATTAATTGAGAAAAAATATATAAAGGTTTTTATAACACATACCCATTGCGACCATGTAGGAAGTTTAGGAAGTTTGTTGTCATATTGCTATTATGTGCAAGATAAAAAAATAGTTGAGGTAATACATCCTACTGACTATTTAAAAAAATTTTTGGAGATAGTAGGAATTGGAGATGAATTATATAATTATAGTTACTCTTTAAATAATAATGAGATAAAAGTAGAAGCAGTAGTGGTACCACATGTATCTGATATGATATCTTATGGTTATTTAATAAGTATAAAAGGCAAAAAAGTTTTTTATAGTGGTGATTGTGCTAGAGTTCCTGAAGAAATTTTAGAAAAATATTTATCTGGAGAGATAGATGAACTTTATCTAGATATTTCAAGTAAAAAGACTTCTCATGCAGCTCATGGAAATATAGTTGATTTAGAAGAAATGATTCCTATAGATAAAAGAAAAAATGTTTATTGTATGCATTTAGATAAAGATTATAGAGAAGTAATAAGAGAAAAACAGTTTGGAGCAATAGAAATATAG
- a CDS encoding LacI family DNA-binding transcriptional regulator, whose amino-acid sequence MKKNITIKEVAKLSGYSTQTISRVINKDLKVKAETREKILRIIEECGYKPNFYAKSLVSKKNKNILILLKRKSGHKATIWTSTLVNEIILKNTRSDISILVEQYYKDEELEKSLLSKASTFIDGAIIFYEEKDDERIKLLEKNNIPFIIFGKSYDKKNIYVANDDFNSCYKATKYIIENIGEKIVFITGESLPMNEQRIEGIIKAYTEVNSDIQELKIERFINTSSEIKEIAKKYIYNLPECFFVNGDEKAIVLIRELFNNGIKVPNDVAVMGFDNLPVSEYTIPSLSTISLNYKKLAESLLKKIISLMEGGNEVTEEVESKLIIRESTKKLKKNQGGKDEEI is encoded by the coding sequence ATGAAAAAAAATATAACAATAAAAGAAGTAGCAAAATTAAGTGGTTATTCAACTCAAACCATTTCAAGAGTTATAAATAAAGATTTAAAAGTAAAAGCTGAAACAAGAGAGAAAATTTTAAGAATAATAGAAGAATGTGGTTATAAGCCTAATTTTTATGCTAAATCCTTAGTTTCTAAAAAAAATAAAAATATTTTAATATTATTAAAGAGAAAATCTGGGCATAAAGCAACTATTTGGACAAGTACTCTAGTCAATGAAATAATTTTAAAGAATACTAGAAGTGATATCTCTATTCTAGTTGAACAATATTATAAAGATGAAGAATTAGAAAAATCCTTACTTAGTAAAGCTAGTACGTTTATTGATGGAGCCATTATATTTTATGAAGAAAAAGATGATGAAAGAATAAAGTTACTAGAAAAAAATAATATTCCTTTTATTATTTTTGGAAAAAGTTATGATAAAAAAAATATATATGTAGCTAATGATGATTTTAATTCTTGCTATAAAGCAACTAAATATATAATTGAAAATATTGGAGAGAAAATAGTATTTATTACTGGAGAAAGTCTCCCTATGAATGAACAAAGAATAGAGGGAATAATAAAAGCATATACTGAGGTAAATTCTGATATTCAAGAGTTGAAAATAGAAAGATTTATAAATACTTCAAGTGAGATAAAAGAAATAGCTAAAAAATATATATATAATTTACCTGAATGTTTTTTTGTAAATGGAGATGAGAAAGCAATTGTATTAATACGTGAGCTATTTAATAATGGAATAAAAGTACCAAATGATGTTGCAGTAATGGGATTTGATAATCTTCCTGTATCTGAATATACAATACCATCACTTAGTACAATTTCATTAAATTATAAAAAATTAGCGGAATCTTTACTAAAAAAAATAATATCTTTAATGGAGGGAGGGAATGAAGTAACAGAAGAGGTAGAAAGTAAATTGATAATAAGAGAGAGCACTAAAAAATTAAAGAAAAATCAAGGAGGAAAAGATGAAGAGATTTAG
- a CDS encoding NusG domain II-containing protein encodes MRGRRYFRVGDLVVYLFFIIFFYTLGTKVLELGEEKPSKVEIYVDGTLKYIYPLQKEERDIFVDTVLGGVNVKFKDNMVRATSSNSPKKINVKRGWISSPGEVIIGIPDRLLIKIVGDKKDEDGLDYIIR; translated from the coding sequence ATGAGAGGGAGAAGATATTTTAGAGTAGGAGATTTAGTAGTATATCTATTTTTTATAATATTTTTCTATACCTTAGGAACAAAAGTATTAGAGTTAGGAGAGGAAAAACCATCAAAAGTGGAAATCTATGTAGATGGAACTCTTAAATATATTTATCCATTGCAAAAAGAGGAGAGAGATATTTTTGTAGATACTGTATTGGGAGGAGTAAATGTAAAATTTAAAGACAATATGGTAAGAGCAACTAGCTCAAACTCTCCTAAAAAAATAAATGTAAAAAGAGGATGGATAAGTTCTCCTGGAGAGGTCATAATAGGGATACCTGATAGACTTCTAATAAAAATAGTGGGAGATAAAAAAGATGAAGATGGCTTAGATTACATCATAAGATAG
- a CDS encoding carbohydrate ABC transporter permease produces the protein MKKNNTGDKIITIIGYLIAILWLIPLVWMVGTAFSEPSFKMSLFPKTAFTLDNIKYVWNAVPFKTYYINTILIVIVTFTIQVFTSTMAAYALAVMDFKGVAIVFVIIFMQIIVPNDVLITPNFMVLRELGMLNTKLGIMLPFLGSAFGIFLLRQHFKSIPKSLAEAARIDGATTWQIIWRIYMPCAKPAYLSFAVVSISYHWNNYLWPLIVTNSVNNRTLTVGLALFAKSKEANLQWANVCAATFIIVFPLIILFFILQKQFIDSFMSSGIK, from the coding sequence ATGAAGAAGAATAATACAGGTGATAAAATAATCACAATAATAGGTTATTTAATAGCAATATTATGGTTAATACCACTAGTTTGGATGGTAGGAACAGCTTTTTCTGAACCATCTTTTAAAATGTCATTGTTTCCTAAAACAGCCTTTACTTTGGACAATATAAAGTATGTATGGAATGCAGTACCATTTAAAACTTATTATATAAATACAATTTTAATCGTTATAGTAACATTTACTATTCAAGTATTTACATCAACAATGGCAGCTTATGCATTAGCTGTAATGGATTTTAAAGGTGTTGCAATAGTATTTGTAATAATATTTATGCAAATTATTGTACCAAATGACGTTTTGATAACTCCAAATTTTATGGTGCTAAGAGAATTAGGAATGTTAAATACAAAATTAGGAATTATGTTACCATTTTTAGGATCTGCATTTGGAATATTTTTATTAAGACAACATTTTAAAAGTATACCTAAATCTTTAGCAGAAGCAGCAAGAATAGATGGAGCAACCACATGGCAAATAATATGGAGAATATATATGCCATGTGCAAAACCAGCTTATCTATCATTTGCTGTAGTATCTATAAGTTATCACTGGAATAACTATTTATGGCCACTAATTGTAACCAATTCTGTAAATAATAGAACTTTAACAGTTGGGTTAGCTTTATTTGCAAAATCAAAAGAAGCAAATTTACAATGGGCTAATGTATGTGCAGCAACATTTATAATAGTTTTTCCATTAATTATCTTATTTTTTATATTACAAAAACAATTTATAGATAGCTTTATGAGTTCAGGAATAAAATAA
- a CDS encoding carbohydrate ABC transporter permease: protein MKINKKMKENLTAWALLSPAIIFMTIFTVYPILKSIYLSFSKYNLGMKEPIFIRLKNYVDIFQSPLFWKIMWNTIYFSLLTIIPSLIIGLLLALLVNRKNKNVGFLRTAYFYPVVMPMIAVASIWFFIYMGKNGLFDQLLISLGMEPMNVLSNRKTVLPFMAIMYIWKEVGFIMVFYLAGLQNISGELYEAAVIDGASPWKILKYITIPLLKPTTIFISTVALTNSFKLVDHIVIMTEGAPNNASTLLLYYIYQQSFINFNYGKAGVLTVIMLFLLLIVSLPRFFKQDKNTHYNS from the coding sequence ATGAAAATAAATAAAAAAATGAAAGAAAATTTAACTGCCTGGGCTCTTTTGAGCCCAGCAATAATCTTTATGACAATTTTTACTGTATATCCAATATTAAAAAGTATATATTTAAGTTTTAGTAAATATAATTTAGGAATGAAAGAGCCAATATTTATAAGATTAAAAAACTATGTTGATATTTTTCAAAGCCCATTATTTTGGAAAATTATGTGGAATACAATTTATTTTTCATTACTGACAATAATTCCAAGTTTAATAATAGGGTTGCTTTTAGCACTATTAGTTAACAGAAAAAATAAAAATGTAGGTTTTTTAAGAACTGCATATTTTTACCCTGTTGTTATGCCGATGATAGCAGTAGCAAGTATTTGGTTTTTTATATATATGGGGAAAAATGGACTATTTGATCAACTTTTAATTTCTTTGGGAATGGAGCCAATGAATGTATTATCAAATAGAAAAACAGTTCTTCCATTTATGGCTATAATGTATATTTGGAAAGAAGTTGGATTTATAATGGTATTTTATTTAGCAGGACTTCAAAATATTTCAGGGGAATTATATGAAGCTGCAGTAATTGATGGAGCAAGCCCATGGAAAATACTAAAATATATAACTATTCCACTTTTAAAACCAACTACTATATTTATTTCAACTGTAGCATTAACAAACTCTTTTAAATTAGTAGACCATATAGTTATAATGACAGAAGGGGCTCCAAATAATGCAAGTACATTGTTATTGTACTATATATATCAACAGTCTTTCATTAATTTTAATTATGGAAAAGCAGGAGTACTAACTGTAATAATGTTATTTTTATTGTTAATTGTATCTTTACCAAGATTTTTTAAACAAGATAAGAATACACATTACAATTCATAA